The segment tttgggggtttgggggccccTTTTCTGGATCTCCAGGTGGCTTTGAGGCATCTCGGAGccgttttgggggtctgggggctgctTTTGTGGAACTCCGAGCCCCGTTTTGGGGGTGTGGGGTCTGGTTTCGGGGTCCCTCTGACGTGTTCGTGCTCCGCAGCGTCTCGGCGCTGTCCGGGGAGGCTCCTCCGGCCGAGAAGAAATACAAACCGCTCAACACGGCGCCCAACGCCGCCAAGGAGATCAAAGTGAAGATCATCCCCCCGCAGCGTGAGTCGGGCCGTGAGGGGCCTTGGGGACGATTTGGGTGGGTTTGGAGGCCGCGTTGGGGTCGATCTTGGGGGGGTTTTGGTGACGCCTCCCCCGTTCCCGCAGCCATGGAAGGCCTCGGCTTCCTGGACGCCCTCAACTCCGCTCCCATCCCCGGCATCAAGatcaagaagaagaagaaggtgCTGTCCCCGACGGCCACCAAGGTGAGGGAGGCGCCTctcggggcggcgggggccCCACCTCGGGCCTCCGGCGGCCTCCAACAGCCTCTCCTcgccctccagcccagccctttCGAGGAGAAAGCGCCCCCCGAAGCCGCTTCGGCCAAGCCGTCCTCCCCGGAGCCCAGCGCGGCCGCCGAGCCCATGGAGACGGAGCGTCCCGGCACGCCGGTGCCGGCCGTGGAGGTGCCGGAGCCGATGGAGAGCTGTGAGTTTGGGGCGAGGACgaagagggagggggggaaaaccACGGCGGGGAGGGGGGTTACGGTGGGAGCTGAGCCCTCCGCTTCCTCCCGCAGGCTCCGCCGAGGGCAGCGGGGACTCCAAAACCCCGGAAAACCTATCGGAGAGCGGGCAGCTCACCAAGAAAGGCCGGAAGAAGAAGACGGTGAGCTGGCCCGAAGAGGGGAAGCTGCGCGAGTACTTCTACTTCGAGCTGGATGAGACGGAACGAGGTGAGCCCCTCGCTCCCTTTTCCCCCCGCTCCGTGCCGCCTTCCCGGGATCCGGGGCTGACGCCGCTGCTTCTCCCGGCAGTGAACGTCAACAAGATCAAGGATTTCGGCGAAGCGGCCAAGCGGGAGATGCTGAAGGACCGGGAGGCGTTCGAGACGGCCCGGCGCCTCAGCCACGACGCCATGGAGGAGAAGGTGCCCTGGGTTTATCCCAAGCTCCTGGAGCTCCCCGCGCCCCTCGTGGTGCCGGGCAGCGGCAGCCGCGAGCGCTTCACCCAGGCCGAGCGCGAGAAGGGGATCCTGCAGGAGATCTTCTTGTCCAAGGAGAGGTGAGCGGATCCCGCGGGATTCCCCACCCCGGGGAGAGGGCGATCTCAGTGCTGGATTTGGGAGTCGTAGAGCACCCCCCCCTTGCCTTGCAAGGAGAGGCAGATCCCTCCCGCTTCAGATCCCACTGGGGAGATCCCTTGGAGCAGGGATTGGGGTCCTTAGGGATCCCTTGGATCAGGATGGGAGCTCCTAATGATCTCTTGGGGACCCCTTGGATCAGGGATTGGGGTCCCTTGCATCAGGATTGGGGCCCCTTGGGATCCCTTGGATCAGGGTGGGAGTTCCTAGGGATCCCTTGGGATCCCTTGGATCAGGGATTGGGGTCCCTAGTGATCCCTTGGATCAGGGATTGGGGTCCCTAGGGATCCCTCGGATCAGGATGGGAGTTCCTAGGGATCCCTTGGGGACCCCTTGGATCAGGGATTGGGGTCCCTAGGGATCCCTTGGATCAAGGTGGGAGTTCCTAGTGATCCCCTGGGATCCCTTGGATCAGGGATTGGGGTCCCTAGGGATCCCTTGGATCAAGGTGGGAGTTCCTAGTGATCCCCTGGGGATCCCTAGGATCAGGGATTGGGGCCCCTTGGGATCCCTTGGATCAGGGATTGGGGTCCCTAGTGATCCGTTGGATCAGGGATTGGGGTCCCTAGGGATCCCTCGGATCAGGATGGGAGTTCCTAGGGATCCCTTGGGGACCCCTTGGATCAGGGATTGGGGTCCCTAGGGATCCCTTGGGGGTCCCTTGGATCAGGGATTGGGGTCCCTTGGATCAGGGATTGGGGTCCCTAGGGATCCCTTGGATCAGGGATTGGGGTCCCTAGTGATCCCTTGGGGGTCCTTTGGATCAGGGATTGGGGTCCCTTGGATCAGAGATTGGGGTCCCTTGGGATCCCTTGGATCAGGGTGGGAGTTCCTAGTGATCCCCAGGGATCCCTTGGATCTGGGGGACACACTGATCCGCTTTCCAAGGATCTACGAGGTTGATCCTCCCCGGTGTGAGGTTCCGCAGGGGTGTCCTGGGTGGGCAGCTGGGATCCCCGAGGATCCAGAGCTTCTGGATCCACTCAGCGGGGTCAGGGGGTTCCCTCGGATCAGGGACAGGTGATCCTCGGGCTGAGGGATGAGTCCGGAGCCCGGATCCTCTGGGATCTTGGGAGGTTGGAAAGGGGGGAGCTGATCCCTGAGGATTTGGAGGAGGAGTTCAGGGATCCCCTGAGATCACTATGGATCCAGAAATAGGGCAGGAGGTTTCCGAAGCCCGGATCTCCTGGGATCTTTGAGAATCCAGAGCTGAGGGGGGGAATTTCGGGAGCCAGCTCCCCCTCGCATCCAGAGTCGAGTGTGTGGAGCGGATCGCTGGGGCCCAAGCCCCCTGGGATCCGTAAGGATCTGGAGGCAGTGGGATCCCTAGGGATCCAGAGAGCACACCCAGGATCCtcagggagttttggggggagCGAATGCTCAGGCTTCGAAGATCTAGAGTTGGCGGAGGTCGCTGCTTGGGCTCCCTAAGGATCCCCTGGAAGAAGGCACCAGATCCTAGGGATCCACTGAGCCCCCCCCTTTTTCTCTTTGCCCCGCAACAGCgttcctgacagcccccacgaACCCGATCCAGAATCCTACGAGCCTCTGCCTCCCAAACTGATCCCCTTGGATGAGGTAAGTGCCGTTCCGGGGCCTTCGGAGGCCATCCCGGAGCCTTTTGGGGCCGTTGCGAGCCGCTCTGCCCCCACCAACCCCCCTAAATCacctccccgtgcccccccccaccccaggatTGCTCGTCCGAGGAGGTGCCGTACCCCGATGCGCTGGAGGCCGGAGCCGCCTCTCCCGCGCCCGACGCCGGGGCCGGGGCCAAGCTGCCGCCCGTGCTCGCCAACCTCATGGGCAGCGTCGGGGCCGGCAAGAGCCCGCAGGGCCCCGCGCCCGCCACCCCCATCAACGTCCAGGAGATCCTCACCTCCATCATGGTAACGGACACCCCGCAACGGGGATcttgcccccccaaaccccggaACTGgggacccccaccccccccccccccccaatccagaGAACCCGAAATGGGGACCCTCTACCTCCCCCAGAGACTCTGGGACTAGGGAACCCCCCGACGCCTCCCCCAGACACCCCAGAACTGGAGACCCCCCCCTGCCCAGAGACCCCAAAATATGGGGACCCTCCACCTCCCCCAGAGACCCTGGGAGTCAGGGACCCCAGAACTGGGGAACCCCCCCCCACCTCACCCAAGAGACCCCGGAAATGGGGAACCCTCTCGCCTagagaccccaaaatggggaccCTCCACCTCCCCCAGGGACCTTGGGAATGGGGAACCCTCCTCCAGAGACCCCAGAACTGGGGAACCCCCCCCACCTCACCCAAGAGACCCCGAAACGGGGCCCCCCCCTTCCCAGAGACCCTAGAACTGGGGAACCCCTGTTACTCCCAGAGATCCTGGGACTGGGGAACCCCCCCACCTCacccagagaccccaaaactggggaaCCTCCCTACCCAGAGACCCCGAAACGGGGACCCCACCTGCCCAGAGACCCCAGAACTGGGGAACCCTCCCCCAGGGACCCCGAAACGGGAACTTCCCTTCCTAGAGACCCTAGAACTGGGGAACCCCTGTCACTCCCAGagaacccaggacccccccccccccacctcaccCAAGAGACCCCAAAACCGGGGAACCCCACtgcccagggaccccaaaacggGGACCCCTCTGCCTAGAGACCCCAGAACTGGGGAACCCCCCTgcccagagaccccaaaacGGGGACTCCCCTTCCCAGAGACCCCCAGAACTGGGGAACCCCCCCCACCTCACCCAAGAGACCCCAAAACCGGGGAACCCCCCTGCCCAGAGACCCCAAGAACCGGGAAACACCCCCCAGGGACCTTGGAATGGGGGAGATCCCGACCTAGAGACCCCAGAACTGGGGACCCCCCACTTCCTGCCTCCCCCAGAGACCCTGGAATGGGGGaacccccccagagaccccagaACCGGGGACCCCCCCCTTCCTGCCTCCCCCAGAGACCCTGGAATGGGGGAACCCCCCACCAGAGACCCCAGAATCGGGAAGACACGACACCCCCCCCCCGTTCCAACCTCCCAACGCGACTGGAACTGGGGACCCTCCACCCGGGGAGCCCAGACCCTTCCCCCATGGGGTCCCCCCCtgtccccggtgtccccccctGACCGCTGTCGCTGTCCCCAGGGCGGGCCCAGCCCCCACAAGGCCGAGGAGCTGCTCAAACAACCCGATTATTCGGATAAAATCAAGCACCTGCTGGGGAACCTGCAGGCGCAGCCCCCGGGGCCCAGCGGAGGTGAGCAGGGGACCCCGGGGGGGGATAccgggggggcttggggaccgTGTCCCCTGCCCCGTGGGGACGTGGAGGCGCTCAGGGCGTGGGGACAGAGCGGTGACACCATCCTTAGCACGAGTGTCCTGGTCGTGGCTCGGGGACAGCTCAGGGGGACGCTTGGGGACAACGGTGCGGAGCTCTGGGTGCTCACAGCATGGAGGGGACACGCGGGGACACTGTCCCCTGCCCCATGGCACCCAGGGGGGGCAGCTCCCGGCTTGGGGACGGgtcaggggacacggggacgctGGCCTGTGGCCTCGCAGGGACGGGGTGGGGGTGTttggggcttggggacaccctggggacagTGTCGCCTGCCCTAGCAGGGACCGTCCCTTGTCCCACGGGGACCTGGGACACgattggggacactggggacaccgTCCCTTGTCCCACAGGGACACGATCAGGGGACACTGTCCCTTGTCCCACGGGGACACGAtcaggggacactggggacacggTCCCTTGTCCCACGGGGACACGATCAGGGGACACTGTCCCTTATCCCACGGGGACACGATCAGGCTGGTGACACTGTCCTTGTCCCACAGGGACAGGATTAGGGGACGTGGGTGACACTGTCCCTTGTCCCACAGGGACACGAtcaggggacactggggacactgtcCCTTGTCCCACAGGGACACAATCAGGGGACATGGGTGACACTGTCCCTTGTCCCACAGGGACACGATCATGCTAGTGACACGGTCCCTTGTCCCACGGGGACACGATCAGGGGCCGTGGGTGACACCACCCCGTGTCCCCAACTCCTTGTGTCCCTTTAgaagaggggacacgggggacatgCAGTGGGGGGagcagtggggtttggggacacttggggacccccagggtgggggagggggggctgtGGGTCCCTTTGAGCTGGGGCCAGGGTGGGGACGCAGTGTCCCCTGTTGTCCCCTCTTTGGTGACCCCCCCCGtctccccccagtgccccacgGCCTGCTGGGCCCCGGCCCCATGGCCAACGGCTTCCCGCCCGGCCCCAAGGGCATCCAGCACTTCCCCCCGGGGGGGCCCATGCCTGGTGAGTGACACGGGGACAGcgagggggggggacacggggacaaggagagagatggggacaaagagacatggggggacatggggacagagtGATGGGGGGTCACAGGGGCAAAGAGATGGGGGCAAAGAGACATGGGGGGTCATGGGGCAAAGAGAGAgatgggggggacacggggacagagagagagatggggggacacggggacagagagagagatggggggacacggggacaaagagagagatggggaCAAAGAGACATGGGGGGTCACGGGGACAAAGAGAGATGgggggacagagagagagatggggggacagagagagagagatggggggacacggggacacagagagagatggggggacacggggacagagagagatggggggacacgaggacacagagagagatggggggacatggggacaaagAGAGAGATGGGGGGTCACGGGGCAaagagagggatggggggacacggggacagagagagagatggggacaAAGAGACATGGGGGGTCACGGGGACACAGAGAgagatggggggacacggggacaaagagagatggggggacacggggacaaagagacagagatggggggacagagagagagagatggggggacacggggacaaaATGAGAGTggggggggtcatggggacagagagagagatggggggacatggggacagagagagagatggggggTCACGGGGACAAAGAGAgatgggggggtcacagggcaaagagagagatggggacaaagagacatgggggggacactgggacaaaGAGGGAGGGTCACGGGGACAGAGAGagatgggggggacatggggacaaaaTGAGAGTTGGGGGGGGTCATGGGGCAAAGAGagagatggggggacagggacaaagagttGGGGGGGCCACAGGGCCAAAGAGCAGGCCCTGGGGGCGAAGGGGGCGTGAGGACaagggggggctggagggctgGGGTCAAACTGGGGGGGTCGCAGTCGCTCACGCTCTCtctgttcccccccccccctccctccaggACCCcacggtggcggcggcggcgggggggggcccCGGGCTCCCTCCAGGCCCGGGGATGCCGGGGGGCCCTCGGCTGATGGGGCCGCCCCCCCCGCAGCGCGGAGGCAACGACTTCTGGGATGCGCCggacgggggtggggggggttcCCTGCGAGGGGGGGGGCCCCcacggcggcggcggggggatgcgaggtggggggggggggcccctTTCACCGCCCCCGCGGCCGGAGCGGCGCCGAACCCCCTTACCGGTGCCGGGGCGGGGGCCGTAACGGGGGCCCCCCGAACGGCGGCGCGAGGGGGGGGCCCCCCGCTAGCCACGGCGAGCACGGCAGAGGCCACCCCGGCGAGCACCCCCGCAGCcacggaggaggaggaggtaaatgtggggggggggggcggcgggggctgcggggcttgGGCTTGGGGGGGCCCCGGCCCCGGCTGGGAAGGGCCCGTgggcgccccctccccgcccccgcccccccccgcccttccTGCCCCGCtggcgggggggcggggagccccccccgcaccccctgccccccctcgAGCCCCCCGGGCCCTGGGGACGGGGACCCGACTGGCGGCGGCCCCCCATGGGGCtgtgagggggttggggggggcacaCAGGGgagaccccccccccacttcatccctccctcctcctcctccaggggCGGCTGGAGCGcaaggacccccccccccttggCTGCGGGACGGCCCGGGGCAGGGGTTAAATACGGCTGAGGGGGGCAAATCTGGCTCTTGAGGGGTTAAACATGGCTGGGGGGGGGCAAATCCGGCTCTTGAGGGGTTAAACccggctggggggggggcaaatCTGGCTCTTGAGGGGTTAAACCCGGCTTGGGGGGGGCAAATCTGGCTCTTAAGGGGTTAAACctggctgggggggggctctatggggtggGGGTGCCCCTGACTcttaccccccccccccccccaggcccctgcTGCCTCTATGGCTTCTGTGAGGCCTCAGGCACAAATACCCCCCCTCAGGGGTGCAAATACCCCCCCCAGGGGCAGAATTACCCCCCCCGGGTGCAAatacccccccccccaggacacaAATACCCCCCTCAGGGGTGCAAATCCTCCTGTCATGGGTAGAGTTACCCCCTCAGGGGTGTAA is part of the Phaenicophaeus curvirostris isolate KB17595 unplaced genomic scaffold, BPBGC_Pcur_1.0 scaffold_73, whole genome shotgun sequence genome and harbors:
- the PPP1R10 gene encoding LOW QUALITY PROTEIN: serine/threonine-protein phosphatase 1 regulatory subunit 10 (The sequence of the model RefSeq protein was modified relative to this genomic sequence to represent the inferred CDS: deleted 1 base in 1 codon) translates to MGSGPIDPKELLKGLDCFLGRDGEVKNMDSISKIFNLMKDSQKLVSRCIYLNILLQTRAHDILAKFIRIGGYKLLNTWLTASKASNNVPFLQQILLTLQHLPLTVDHLKQNNTAKLVKQLSKSSDDEELRRLASILVSDWMGVIRSQSSAQPAERDKKKRKEENKSKTVVQEKPQEAKAEAKTEEVPEKKREKPKSLRTTAPSHAKFRSTGLEMETPSLAPVKKMNSAAGADKYSLKPMPIKRQNVSALSGEAPPAEKKYKPLNTAPNAAKEIKVKIIPPQPMEGLGFLDALNSAPIPGIKIKKKKKVLSPTATKPSPFEEKAPPEAASAKPSSPEPSAAAEPMETERPGTPVPAVEVPEPMESCSAEGSGDSKTPENLSESGQLTKKGRKKKTVSWPEEGKLREYFYFELDETERVNVNKIKDFGEAAKREMLKDREAFETARRLSHDAMEEKVPWVYPKLLELPAPLVVPGSGSRERFTQAEREKGILQEIFLSKESVPDSPHEPDPESYEPLPPKLIPLDEDCSSEEVPYPDALEAGAASPAPDAGAGAKLPPVLANLMGSVGAGKSPQGPAPATPINVQEILTSIMGGPSPHKAEELLKQPDYSDKIKHLLGNLQAQPPGPSGVPHGLLGPGPMANGFPPGPKGIQHFPPGGPMPGPHGGGAAGGGPGLPPGPGMPGGPRLMGPPPPQRGGNDFWDAPDGGGGGSLRGGGPGGGPFHRPRGRSGAEPPYRCRGGGRNGGPPNGGARGGPPASHGEHGRGHPGEHPRSHGGGGGKCGGGGRRGLRGLGLGGPRPRLGRARGRPLPAPAPPRPSCPAGGGAGSPPRTPCPPSSPPGPGDGDPTGGGPPWGCEGVGGGTQGRPPPHFIPPSSSSRGGWSARTPPPLAAGRPGAGVKYG